A section of the Spirochaetota bacterium genome encodes:
- a CDS encoding peptidylprolyl isomerase, which produces MIIAKDAVVSIHYILRDSDGNELENTYDGRPFEFVFGKGMVIPGLEKSIEGLKAGDEKDFVVPPQEGYGLRDKNLVIKLHRKELPDDDIIIGREFRKVFSNGETEIYKITGFVEDWVYLDKNHPLAGIDLHFEVRIIDVRPAIAS; this is translated from the coding sequence ATGATTATTGCCAAAGATGCAGTAGTAAGTATACATTATATACTAAGGGATTCTGATGGAAACGAATTAGAGAACACCTATGATGGTAGACCATTTGAATTTGTTTTCGGCAAAGGAATGGTTATACCAGGTTTAGAAAAGTCTATAGAGGGTCTAAAAGCAGGTGATGAGAAGGACTTTGTTGTACCTCCTCAGGAGGGTTATGGGTTAAGGGATAAGAACCTTGTGATAAAATTACATCGCAAAGAATTACCGGATGATGATATTATCATTGGCAGGGAATTTAGAAAGGTTTTTTCAAATGGAGAGACAGAGATATATAAGATTACAGGATTCGTTGAAGATTGGGTCTATCTTGATAAAAATCATCCATTAGCTGGCATTGATCTACATTTTGAGGTTAGAATAATCGATGTTAGACCAGCTATTGCTAGTTAA
- a CDS encoding vWA domain-containing protein: MAVCGVALPGVLTTTEISEQLTRLLEPFEDAISDYWRRNKSMTESIELSNALRALRKVAGHLGQNVGRIEWSGMTQNPLSAIVLDPSLIMGAYPIVPQKFDYLVGIVAHESLHKIEWSDHVWKKIDQEIKKWKTIEKIIFHKIVYVGENIYIDKISEETVFGLYTRVYRNVEFKKIENSLKNDIRTLEELVYLWWKDSFGDKTNTFNFDDYKEPLALLNNATHGLIAIRQNTKGVTARCEERFRLYMQLWEDIKNLISTWDVIEKVLSWYPPTEVREAKTTSKKKSKKPVLSPRTIQEIETRLAIGSADITPIIRSVVGDDPDIIPITRWDFNIPIQPIIDRHFVSRLKTIFQDYADRKVLLNRGLTSGKVDKSRLYRAPINGRCFMYKQAIAELDWNICLLIDASGSMRGPKWKMVESTIATIHKALSGFRIGLQAYGYFESDKVCMLSSLIKGKDLLSIPPSGLTASGEAIIGAAYFIPDDGRRKFLIHVTDGESNFGSDVQHAINYCRSKRIHLVTIGCGYKDREEMSKQYGKTIQFLDHFGQLPNKLESLLRWTLLYEKDRLPVNFAKRINKLEAAS; encoded by the coding sequence ATGGCAGTATGTGGAGTAGCATTACCAGGTGTATTGACAACAACTGAGATTTCAGAACAGCTGACTCGTTTATTAGAGCCTTTCGAGGATGCAATCTCTGATTATTGGCGAAGAAATAAATCAATGACAGAATCAATAGAATTATCAAACGCTTTACGAGCTCTTAGAAAGGTTGCTGGACATCTTGGTCAAAATGTAGGCCGAATTGAGTGGTCAGGAATGACCCAAAATCCATTGTCTGCAATTGTTTTAGATCCAAGTTTAATAATGGGAGCTTATCCTATTGTTCCTCAAAAGTTTGATTATCTTGTTGGAATTGTCGCTCATGAATCTCTTCATAAGATCGAATGGAGTGATCATGTATGGAAGAAAATTGATCAAGAAATAAAAAAATGGAAAACCATTGAAAAAATTATATTTCATAAGATAGTATATGTCGGCGAGAATATCTATATTGATAAAATATCTGAGGAGACCGTATTCGGACTCTATACTAGAGTATATAGAAATGTAGAATTCAAAAAAATTGAAAATAGTTTAAAGAATGATATAAGAACTCTAGAAGAATTAGTTTATCTTTGGTGGAAAGATTCCTTTGGTGATAAAACTAATACCTTTAATTTTGATGATTATAAAGAACCACTAGCACTGTTAAACAATGCCACGCATGGGCTTATTGCCATTAGGCAGAATACTAAAGGCGTTACAGCGCGTTGTGAAGAACGCTTTCGATTATATATGCAATTATGGGAAGATATTAAGAATCTCATTTCAACGTGGGATGTGATAGAAAAGGTATTGTCATGGTATCCACCAACTGAAGTAAGGGAGGCCAAAACCACTAGTAAGAAGAAATCAAAAAAGCCGGTATTATCACCGCGTACTATCCAGGAAATTGAGACAAGGCTTGCTATTGGTTCAGCAGATATTACGCCAATTATTCGTTCTGTAGTTGGTGATGACCCTGATATTATCCCAATTACCAGGTGGGATTTTAACATTCCAATACAACCAATTATAGATCGGCATTTTGTTTCTCGACTCAAGACAATATTTCAGGATTATGCTGATAGGAAGGTTTTATTGAATCGTGGGCTTACAAGTGGCAAGGTGGATAAATCAAGGTTATATCGTGCCCCAATAAATGGTAGATGTTTTATGTATAAACAGGCAATTGCTGAACTGGATTGGAATATATGTTTACTCATTGATGCTAGCGGTTCTATGAGGGGGCCAAAATGGAAAATGGTTGAAAGCACAATTGCTACAATCCATAAGGCTCTATCAGGTTTTCGTATAGGATTGCAGGCTTATGGTTATTTTGAATCGGATAAGGTATGCATGCTTTCCAGCCTAATTAAAGGGAAGGATTTGCTTTCAATACCACCAAGTGGTTTGACAGCCTCAGGAGAGGCTATCATTGGGGCGGCCTATTTTATACCAGATGATGGCAGGAGAAAATTTTTAATTCATGTAACAGATGGTGAATCAAACTTTGGTAGTGACGTGCAGCATGCTATCAATTACTGCCGCTCTAAAAGGATACATCTTGTAACCATAGGATGTGGATATAAAGATCGTGAAGAGATGTCAAAACAATATGGGAAGACCATTCAGTTTCTCGATCACTTCGGTCAACTACCTAATAAACTTGAAAGCTTATTGAGATGGACTCTCCTATATGAAAAGGACAGATTGCCTGTAAATTTTGCTAAAAGGATCAATAAATTAGAGGCAGCAAGTTAA
- a CDS encoding 6-phosphofructokinase: MKPTHKKVGIIFSGGPAPSANSVISTTAINYLENKIPVIGIFYGYEFIQNFDKDNPVITRDIHYTEIGYEITRVRNERGVYLKTSRANPGNDIKTREDLTNLKKNERLRNIIDAFDYLEIGALISIGGDDTLKTANFLHLSGFPVIHIPKTIDNDYYGIPWTFGYWTAVDTAQKIMLNIKADAQATNSYYIVELMGRKTGWITYAAGIASEAIMMISAEDIEEDTLNVDVIANEIVNTIIDREEHKRPYGVIAISEGLVDKLPIGLIPKTTDRHGNIQLGKANIARFMAFRVGEIYSERTGSEIKITSKQIGYETRAAAPISFDVVLAGMLGYGAYRFYSENMFGVMVSVTDNFNLKAVPFDELIDSNTLKTRIRGVPKGSDFYALKERLSFRRFI; encoded by the coding sequence ATGAAACCAACGCATAAGAAAGTGGGGATTATCTTTTCAGGAGGTCCTGCACCAAGCGCTAATTCAGTAATATCAACTACAGCAATAAATTATTTAGAAAATAAAATACCTGTTATTGGAATTTTTTATGGATATGAGTTCATTCAGAATTTTGATAAGGACAATCCGGTAATCACAAGGGATATTCATTATACAGAGATTGGCTACGAAATTACCCGGGTACGAAATGAAAGAGGAGTGTATCTCAAAACATCAAGAGCAAATCCTGGAAACGACATAAAGACAAGAGAGGATTTGACGAATTTGAAGAAAAATGAGAGGCTTCGAAATATAATTGATGCCTTTGATTATTTGGAAATTGGGGCATTAATATCCATAGGTGGTGATGATACTTTAAAAACGGCCAATTTCCTCCATCTCAGTGGTTTTCCAGTTATACATATACCAAAGACAATAGATAATGACTACTATGGCATTCCCTGGACCTTCGGATACTGGACTGCTGTTGATACGGCCCAAAAAATAATGTTGAATATCAAGGCAGATGCACAAGCAACAAATAGCTATTATATCGTTGAATTAATGGGAAGAAAAACGGGGTGGATTACATATGCTGCAGGGATTGCTTCTGAGGCAATAATGATGATCTCTGCAGAGGATATTGAGGAGGATACATTAAATGTAGATGTAATAGCCAATGAGATTGTAAACACTATTATTGACAGGGAGGAACATAAAAGACCCTATGGCGTTATTGCGATTTCTGAGGGACTAGTCGATAAACTGCCTATAGGCTTGATTCCCAAAACAACAGACAGACATGGGAACATTCAATTGGGGAAGGCTAACATCGCTAGATTTATGGCCTTTAGGGTAGGAGAGATATATAGCGAGAGGACTGGGTCAGAAATAAAGATTACTTCTAAGCAGATAGGTTATGAGACAAGGGCCGCGGCCCCCATCAGTTTTGACGTTGTTTTAGCTGGAATGCTAGGATATGGAGCCTATAGATTCTATTCTGAGAATATGTTTGGGGTGATGGTTTCAGTTACAGATAATTTTAATCTAAAAGCTGTCCCATTTGATGAATTAATAGATTCAAATACTCTGAAAACACGAATACGTGGAGTTCCAAAGGGAAGTGACTTTTATGCCTTAAAAGAGAGGCTTTCATTTAGAAGATTTATTTGA